GTAGTATTCTGTCAAAGAAAAAGATGTTTAAAGGATTTTGATGTTGGTGGAAAAACTATTTTGTCGGTCGAAGTGTCTCAGCTTAATCATTCCAAAATCACTCCTGAAGTCACTCCAGTATCTGCAGCAACTGTCCAATACgtccatgtattttttattcAAGCCAAAGGGGTTCATCTAGCTATCCAACAAGATGTCAggaactttttggagaacagaagaaattcttatttgtttttattgttactgttaatttgcatatgttcctATGTTAAATCGCGCATGTAAGCATGATGAGACACATGAACGCTAGCCCTACCTGTAACACCCACCGCGGTGTATGGAAGCCCTTGTGTCACTCGCCTGTGTCACGATTCTTATGTTAATGAAGCTGAAACTGCACGTCCTGTGAGCTGCGATGCCCACTGGGTGTGTGCACGATCGACAGCGATGGAAATGTCAGCGTGAGAGGCTGAAGCCCAGCCCACACTTCCAGCCTATAGCAGGGTAAAAGTCATTTTAGAGGCACCATGATTCAGGGATTATTTCAACCCACTGAATATGGTGGAAAGAGGCAGAATTCTCTCCGCTGAAGAAAAGGGCTTATCTGAAATATGTAGATTACTGGTAGGTGTTTTTTTTACGTTGAAATGGAGCAGCATTATCAGGTCTTTCGGTCTGGGTAAAGTGAGTCCGGAAATGCCACAGTTGCTCAGGGTCAGCTGGGTAAACAGAATCAGAAGCGACTTGATTGGTTTGACTTTTCTTAGCCTTGCACAGATGGAGTAGCGTCTGCAGATACGCACAACTACCGCAACGCGGGCTGATAAAAACTGCGCCCCACACAAATTTATCAGTGTCTTTAGTGGCTTATGTTTGGCTGCCCTTCTGTAACCGTTTACCCAGCACAGACACGGGGACACCTAGAATGGCATATGCAAGGCCACTCACAGTGATTTAAAAtacaaagatatttttatatttgtgaaaaaaaatgttataataTGTAGTATTGTAATTAAAAGTAACGGCAGAATGGTTAAGCAACACTCTAGACTGAACAGGTAAAAATACCTTTGCTGTTCTGCCTCAGTCGAGTTAAGTTACGTAAATTGTGACAAAAAATTTAGTCAAACCTAATCAGAATTCAGGCCACTTAAATGGGAGTGCATGGTCACCGAGCCGCGTCATGGAGTAACCAGGGTGCAGACCTACTCAACCAGACAGGGCCGGATGTTTATGCGCACATATTCGGAACAGTTCAGTCATTTGCACATATTGCTGTACTGAGGAACCTGAAGTGTAAGTGtgacccccctctcccccctcactgcATGTCCACAAAAGGAAAAGGAGCTGATATGAAACTGTTACTGCTATATGCATACTGTCCGACGGCGCTACCTGCCGAGTAAAAGACGCAGAAAACAGTCTCCTCTGTCACACAGCTGTTCTCACCTCGGAAAAGGCCGATAATCCCGCACATGTTTTGGCAGCATGTTACACTGAACTTGGCAGACTCTGGGGTTAGAGCTTGAATTTCATCTAATGTGCCTGAAATAAATATGTGTGCAATGAGGTAATCACGCGTTTGGCCGCAACTGTGAGGTGCCGAACCCCATGTGAGCGTTCGAACTTTTCAGATGGGTCTCAATTTATTGATTAGCTTTTAAGTCTAATTTATCATCATCTGTGTGTCACTTAAAGTATAGTAAAACACTGCTTATCagattataaaaatgtaaatgcacCGCCCATCAGAATTCGTATTTCTGCTTTTACCTTTCTCCAGACTTCATGCTATACACACACTATAAAACGCTGTATCCATAAATGCATTGAATACCAAAGGAGATCAAAGAAACGTCGGTGCCTCAATAAACTGGGGCTGAAGCCTCCAGTGAGCGTGTCGGTGCGAAGCGGCTTCTCCTTCCGCCCGTCTCAGTCTCTCGGTAATGGATACCGCCTACACACGCTAAAACCTTAGAACGGGTCGTGCGGAAAAAGGACAGCAATATCATGACAATGAGGCTGGTTAGTATTGGCGATAAGCCCACGCTGCTGCAAGTGATTCATTATCCCAAATAATTATAATCTTACTTCCCGGATCAAACGGAATCCACATCCGCCTTAGACACCAACGCGTCTGGGTTCTGGTGGTAGATGATCATGAATTAATATGATTACTTCAGAACAAAAATAGATAAATTTATGTAGATTGATACACGAAACACGTTTAATCTAAAAACATAAAACTTAAGTATTCGTTTTCGTTTGGTTAAAAACAAAGGCTACGTACGTCGAGACCGCCGTGGTTGGCTTATACATCGTTACTTGTTATTGTaattaaatacatgtaaataacCAGAAATATCTAATTAGAATTTATTATATACGGATATTATTGGTGCTCTCATTattgcctgttattttcaccCTTTTTACTCAGTACAGCCACAAAGACCATTAGGCTTCCAAATACGACTGAAGTCCCAGCGTGCTTGAGACACCAGGAAACATGATCGCTAGGAAGGGGCTCCGATCCCCCCCTTCCACTGAGACACCGCTGTTTGTTTGCGCTCGCCTGATCCGGAGCGGAAATTCCTTTCCGTTTTTGTGAATGACAAACTTATTAACAATTCATCAACACAGTCTGTTCCATCCGGCCCCGTTTCCAGGACGACCACTGCTCGGCGGCCTCCTATTGGCTGGCGCACATAATGTAACCATTGAAACGCTTCATGTTTGTATCCATTCAGGAGCTTGCCGCTGGTGAGAGCACAGCAAAGGGGTCGAGCCGCCGTCTGGAAAGGATCTTTATTCAAGTAAATGGATTTGGGGGAGCAACCGTGATTCATCGAGATACGAGCAGCATTTGAAACAGTATATCGTGCGAAAAGAGCCCCTTCGGATTTTAGCTACAAGGCGCTGCGATAGTGTGGTTCGGAGGCGCAGCGGCGTTCAGTGACTCATTGATAAATATACAGGCGATGCGTGCGGCCGCATGAATGAGGCGCCGAGAAGCGACCATACTCCGCTATCGGGCTTTCCCTGCATAACCGGATAGGTTCGGCGTAAAAACAATAACTATTCCttttatatgtgtttttctCTAAATTATTCGCATCGTATTTTTGCGAGGAATTGTTGCCTTTGGTTACCTTGAAGCTTAGTTTCAGGGGAAAAAAGGTCTATATCTAAAATACAGGTCCTATTAAGGCCGCGTGAAAATAATATTTCTTAAGCCTTGAAACTAGGCTTTCTACTAATGCTAGATACGGTGAGACCCGTTCTTTTGGATTCGGCGATGGCGATCAGCAAGACAGCGGAGTGGCTGAAGGAGCAGCTGGAGACGCGCAGCGGCCGCCTCCTGCTCATGGACTGCCGCGCGCAGGAGCTCTACGACTCCTCGCATGTGGAGACGGCGATCAACGTCGCCATCCCGAGCCTCATGCTGCGGAGGCTGAAGAACGGGAGCCTGCCGATCAAGTCGCTCCTTGCCAGCGGCGAGGACCGTGAGAAATTTGCGCGCAGGTGCAAGACTGACACGGTTATCCTGTACGACGAGTACAGCCGGGACTGGAACGAGAACATGGACCGGGGCTCGGTGCTGGGGCTGCTGCTGCGGCGGATGAAGGACGAGGGGTGCAAAGCCTTTTACCTAGAAGGTTcttattacttattattatttaatatgtgCGTTGCAATGCCTGTTTACCATTGAAATGCAGTGGCGTATGGTTAATCTGTCAGGGTCTTGGGGACGTGTTCCGTGACTGTGGCTTGAGTTAATTCGGGTCACCAGTATTCATGTATTCATGTATCTGCTTCTGCAGGGGGTTTCAGCAAATTTCAAGCTGAGTTCCCGGGCTTGTGTGAGACCAACTTGGACAGCCCCTCATCCAGCAGTTCACCCACAGCCCAGGTCCTGGGTCTAGGAGGCCTGCGGATCAGCTCCGACTCCTCAGACATTGAGTCCGACGTCGACCGCGACCCAAACAGCGCAACCGACTCTGACGGCAGCCCTCTGTGTAACGCCCAGCCCTCCTTCCCGGTGGAGATCCTGCCCCACCTTTACCTGGGCTGCGCTAAGGATTCCACCAACCTGGACATTCTGGAAGAGTACGGCATCAAGTACATCCTGAACGTGACTCCGAATCTCCCCAACCTGTTTGAGAATGCCGGGGAATTTAAGTACAAGCAGATTCCGATATCGGATCACTGGAGCCAGAATCTGTCACAGTTCTTCCCAGAGGCCATCAGCTTCATCGGTGAGAACATGCTTTTGAAAGTTAGGGCCATTATGGAAGACGATGCGTCTGAGAGGATCTTGGTGGCAGAAAGCCAGAACACAGCCGATGCGCAGTGTAGGGTCTGATTATGGCCGCTAAGTCTGGCCATATGGTTCCTAAATCTGGGTAAAGGGATGAGGTGCAATCAGGAGGTGCTTAAGTCTTCACTCGACAGTGCAGATTAGTCAGGGTGTCCGGTGATGTGCTGAAATGCTGACAAAAAGGCATTTTCACCAGCCGGCTCTGCTCTCTGCGTCACACACACGGCACTGACGGCCCGAAATGTACGTGAAGACAGCGGCCATTGTTAGTGCTtctcgtgggggggggggggtagctgtgGTACGGAGACTCGTCATGAATccctgtgaggggggggggtgtcatctGAGCAGGAAGGAATTTCTCCCGGAAGCAGCAGAGCAGCTAATCTAGGGCACTGCGATGTTTTTCCCTCatggggggagagggagagagagagggggatagagagagaggaggtgggggggggggggggggagagaaggcTATTTGCAGGGAATGCCAGCATCCTGTTAGTCCTCACAGCCGAACCTCATGACTTCCTCTTATTCCTAAATGCTTCAATAGCGCCATTGTTAGTGATACAATACTTGGGTGGATCATTTAATAGACCTTGATTGTTGATTCCTGTCTCAGATACTCTAAGCCATGTTGAAAAATGGTCTTTGTTTGGTATTACGGACCATGTTTACTGGTGCTTTTCTGTCACATGGGATTCTTAGGAAGGGCTCAGTAATTATTTAGAAATGATGCCCAaggcttttgtgtgtgtgtgtgacagtgagtCTTTTAAAAATTTGACACTAGTCTGCAAGTTTTCTGGCTGTTTCTTCTGGACGCATGAAACCTTTTGCCTTTATACTTGTGCCGTATTTGGTCTTTCATCCGGTCTTTGCCTTTCAAGCTGAGCGTCACCCTCATGCACTGTTTCATTTTCCCTACCTCTCCAGACGAGGCCCGCGGCCGGAAATGCGGAGTACTGGTCCACTGCCTGGCCGGGATCAGCAGGTCCGTCACCGTCACTGTGGCCTACCTGATGCAGAAGCTCAACCTCACCATGAACGACGCTTACGACATCGTCAAGATGAAGAAGTCCAACATTTCGCCCAACTTCAACTTCATGGGCCAGCTGCTGGATTTTGAGCGGACCTTGGGCATCAGCAGCCCCTGCGACAATGACCTCCCCCCTCCCGGCTCCCAGCCGCTCTACTTTAGCACCCCCACCAACCACAACGTCTTTCAGCTGGACCCCCTGGAGTCTACGTGAACCTGCATCCCTCTAGCCAGGAGGTGACCACTcatggagggggaaaaaaaagtttgtctCCTGTCAAGTGAGCTTAACACGATTGACGCAGTTGTCTTGAGGTGACAGCTGTGTTCCACGGAGAGGGGTGTGTGTGCTCTATCTGACACTCAGAAGCAGCTGTTATGAGCAAGGAAGCAAACAAGGAAGGAAACCTTTCTCTTTCTCCTGGACTCTGATTTTATTTGTCCAAAAGTTGGGAAATCATGTGACTGGCCGTGTGTCAGGTGACCGCAAAGGCTGATGTTTATGGGTCTCAGCGTTTCCGACGTGTGTGTTTTAACTAGCACTTGCACCTACAGACGTTGTCAAGCAGGGTGTAGATATCTCGTCTTCTGTGAAGACTTGCccgggtggggggtgggtccCCCCAGGTCCTAAGGGTGTTCTACTCAATACTCCATTTTATTCGTGCGGAGTAGTTTGAAACATTTATACATGTGTATACATTTAATATAAGACTCTACGGTAAAGATTTGCTCTTCTCATAAACCGGCCAATGAAAATAAGGGCCTACAGTGTTTCTTTATGTAACCCTACGTATAGGTTGATGTTCTTGTTTTGATAAACCAAAAATGTTTAGATTTTGCAGATTTCAAATGTGtatatttgtaatatattttcTTTGCTCGATGTATGGATTCGCCAATCGGCTCGTTCCCCTGCCCCCTGTGTGGTGGGTTAGGCCACTTATTTTCACCCTTCTGTACATCCAGGCAGTAGCTCTGCATTGGCCCTTATCAGCCCGTCTGTCACCACCGACTTGGGCAAACACAGCCCATATCAGTGGATGGTTACAACAAGAAAAATAGGTCATTGTGCTCAAATCCATACATTGACAAGGCTTGCTAGTTAAAGTGGTCGCTTAAGTTTAATTTCTGCATGCAAGTGTAATGCGATTTAAGGGCACTACATAAATGCACTGAGGGGCTttctttggatttttttttttgggggggcacCTTCTCCCAGGGACCTCTGAGGAGGGAAAAAGCAGCTTACTTTGAATCAGAGCTGTGGACTGATTGGATCAGTGACAATCTGAGGACTAGACTCTGTCTTCTCTTCAGGGCTGTTTTTTGCCAAATGCATGTTTGATGTCAGAGAAGTTGACCGGTTTGAGGCTCAGTGTATCCCTGAGGGGGGCGCTGTCCTGCCACCACACTGTCACGTAGATGCTGGTGTGAGCAGGCATGGTCTTCAAGTGTAAAGGAGGTATAAGTTATTAATAAATTGCTATTTTGTCTATTGAGATGACTTGTCTGTTTTCTTTTGTGGGACTGGGAATGCGAAGGGGATCCGTGTGACGTCACGCGCGCTGAAGCCCACACTGAATGGCACTTCCTGAAATGTCATGTGACTCAGGACATCGGCAGGGCATGAAAACATCACACATGGATGATAATTTATCACTTTATTACGAAAGGAAGGAATGGCTTTGTTGTTTCGCTGAAATATTTCAGCATTCATAAAAACACTTTTATTAATGTaatgtgtgttgtgtgttttaatgGATGCCAGCACTGATGAAGGCCCTGTTTGGTAACTACGTCTCTATGATATGTTCTAGGTTCAGTCGGACAATGAAATATGGCACAGTGTCACTGAGAGCAGTGTCCTTACAGCACATGTGCAGTCGGTGGTGCCGACGCctctggtcatgtgactatGTGCTGAGCCCCTTCGCACGTCTGTCCGTCCTCGTGCGAGAGCTTTTCCTGGCCACCCCATAATACAGGCTGCACAACATTTCAGCGGCTTAAAAATAACCCGGGGGGGCCGTGGCCGCCGCGCTTTGTGGTGGTGCTAATCCGCGCTAATGGCTTCCgctcccccccccgcacccgTCACCGACACCCACTTTTGCTGTCTTCCATCGGCTTCCTGTCAAGCTGCAGCTTGGATTCTGTAACACACACCGCAGCCGCTTTCGGGCGCGCTGCCCCTCTGCTGTATGGAGACCCTGAAAGGTAGGGGGCCGGCCGAGCTCGGCAAGTGGGCGGGGCCTGGCTGACCTCAGCAGGTGGGTGGGACTGGCCAGAGagtgggtgggcggggcctggcTGACCACAGCAGGTGGGTGGGACTGGCCAGAGagtgggtgggcggggcctggcTGACCACAGCAGGTGGGTGGGACTGGCCAGAGAGcgggtgggcggggcctggcTGACCTCAGCAGGTGGGTGGGACTGGCCAGAgagggtgggcggggcctggcTGACCTCAGCAGGTGGGTGGGACTGGCCAGAGagtgggtgggcggggcctggcTGACCTCAGCAGGTGGGTGGGACTGGCCAGAGagtgggtgggcggggcctggcTGACCTCAGCAGGTGGGTGGGACTGGCCAGAGagtgggtgggcggggcctggcTGACCTCAGCAGGTGGGTGGGACTGGCCAGAGAGcgggtgggcggggcctggcTGACCTCAGCAGGTGGGTGGGACTGGCCAGAGagtgggtgggcggggcctggcTGAC
This window of the Paramormyrops kingsleyae isolate MSU_618 chromosome 1, PKINGS_0.4, whole genome shotgun sequence genome carries:
- the dusp6 gene encoding dual specificity protein phosphatase 6; the protein is MLDTVRPVLLDSAMAISKTAEWLKEQLETRSGRLLLMDCRAQELYDSSHVETAINVAIPSLMLRRLKNGSLPIKSLLASGEDREKFARRCKTDTVILYDEYSRDWNENMDRGSVLGLLLRRMKDEGCKAFYLEGGFSKFQAEFPGLCETNLDSPSSSSSPTAQVLGLGGLRISSDSSDIESDVDRDPNSATDSDGSPLCNAQPSFPVEILPHLYLGCAKDSTNLDILEEYGIKYILNVTPNLPNLFENAGEFKYKQIPISDHWSQNLSQFFPEAISFIDEARGRKCGVLVHCLAGISRSVTVTVAYLMQKLNLTMNDAYDIVKMKKSNISPNFNFMGQLLDFERTLGISSPCDNDLPPPGSQPLYFSTPTNHNVFQLDPLEST